A genome region from Dolichospermum compactum NIES-806 includes the following:
- a CDS encoding ATP synthase subunit I, with the protein MCSHLILAVLVSSLVSLSEESIAPTQTTQQDEKSGFAQTEPVSSSMQEFYQLYQKLLVITLVLTGIIFISVWIFYSLNIALNYLIGACTGVVYLKMLANDVERLGGEKQSLSKNRFALIMIPIILASQWHQLHILPIFLGFLTYKATLLIYMVQTAFIPEA; encoded by the coding sequence ATGTGCAGTCATCTCATATTAGCTGTACTGGTTTCAAGTCTCGTGAGCTTGTCAGAAGAATCAATTGCACCGACTCAGACAACACAACAAGATGAGAAATCTGGTTTTGCTCAAACAGAACCAGTAAGCTCTTCCATGCAAGAGTTCTATCAACTCTATCAGAAGTTGCTGGTAATCACACTTGTGTTGACGGGGATTATTTTTATCTCTGTGTGGATTTTTTATTCCTTAAACATAGCCCTAAATTATTTGATTGGGGCGTGTACAGGTGTGGTTTACTTAAAAATGCTGGCTAACGATGTCGAGAGACTTGGTGGTGAAAAACAAAGTTTGAGTAAAAATCGTTTTGCTCTGATCATGATACCGATTATATTGGCGAGTCAATGGCATCAGCTACATATTCTGCCTATATTCTTGGGATTTCTCACCTACAAAGCTACCCTCCTCATCTATATGGTGCAAACTGCATTCATTCCTGAAGCTTAA